A DNA window from Daucus carota subsp. sativus chromosome 3, DH1 v3.0, whole genome shotgun sequence contains the following coding sequences:
- the LOC108215169 gene encoding uncharacterized protein LOC108215169: MATINTITPQSFHPLSKPKFKPSPSFSKSFKPHQKTPFRASISVKSLPQEFDVIDANTHDCKDPIDGILSGLEREKEGEDVMNEVVGVFGNDGRLSFEGATGFSSVGLSGSEKEEQDLNKLIDRGINATLVLAASTFAVSKLLTIDHDYWHGWTLFEILRYAPQHNWTAYEEALKTNPVLAKMMISGVVYSLGDWIAQCVEGKPLFEFDRTRMFRSGLVGFTLHGSLSHYYYQFCETLFPFQDWWVVPAKVAFDQTVWAAVWNSIYYVFLGLLRLESPISIFSELKASFWPMLTAGWKLWPFAHIITYGVIPLEQRLLYVDCVELIWVTILSTISNEKSEARISEAPDEEISNTLTLPPEE, translated from the exons ATGGCAACAATCAACACAATCACACCCCAATCTTTTCACCCTCTATCAAAACCCAAGTTCAAACCCTCACCATCTTTCTCAAAATCATTCAAACCCCATCAAAAAACACCCTTTAGAGCTTCAATTTCAGTGAAATCATTGCCCCAAGAGTTTGATGTTATTGATGCTAATACCCATGATTGTAAAGACCCAATAGATGGGATTTTGAGTGGATTGGAGAGGGAAAAGGAAGGTGAAGATGTGATGAATGAAGTGGTGGGTGTGTTTGGGAATGATGGAAGATTGTCATTTGAAGGAGCTACTGGCTTTTCTTCTGTCGGCTTATCGGGTAGCGAAAAGGAAGAACAGGATTTGAATAAGTTGATTGATAGAGGGATTAATGCTACTTTGGTATTAGCTGCTAGTACTTTTGCTGTTAGCAAACTTCTCACCATTGATCATGATTATTGGCAT GGATGGACCTTATTTGAGATATTGAGATATGCACCTCAGCACAACTGGACGGCATATGAGGAAGCTCTAAAAACAAACCCAGTCTTGGCAAAAATGATGATAAGTGGAGTGGTTTATTCTCTAGGAGATTGGATTGCACAG TGTGTTGAAGGTAAACCTCTTTTCGAGTTTGACCGAACACGGATGTTTAGATCAGGATTAGTTGGATTCACTTTGCATGGATCACTATCTCATTATTACTATCAGTTCTGTGAG ACCCTTTTCCCATTTCAAGATTGGTGGGTGGTTCCGGCCAAAGTAGCCTTCGATCAAACTGTATGGGCAGCAGTTTGGAATAGCATTTACTATGTATTTTTGGGATTGCTGCGTCTTGAATCGCCAATTAGCATATTTAGTGAACTAAAGGCTTCATTCTGGCCCATGTTGACG GCTGGTTGGAAGCTATGGCCATTCGCTCACATTATCACATATGGAGTGATCCCTCTTGAGCAAAGGCTTCTATATGTTGACTGTGTAGAACTTATCTGGGTAACCATACTTTCGAC TATTTCAAATGAGAAATCAGAAGCAAGAATCTCTGAGGCACCAGATGAGGAAATTTCAAATACATTGACACTCCCTCCAGAG GAGTAA
- the LOC108210454 gene encoding uncharacterized protein LOC108210454, whose translation MGKPSRDWTQIYSIYGIEDCQTLIFLLLHAVLFSTLSVLFLIYFNPICSSFESLAIPSGAARFLAGFTGSFTALSAVCLFFSAGNIFYSSVALQSEMAHRMISVVNDWSTVKLALDVGCGRGILLNAVAKQLKKEGSSGRVVGLDRRKTTVSTLRTAKLEGVQEYVTCREGDARTMPFGDNSFDVVVSSVFLHTAGKEFGQKTAAAAAERMKVVGEVVRVLKGGGVGVVWDLVHVPEYVQRLQELNMEDIRVSERVTAFMVSSHIVSFRKPCQHMVGPNEVRLDWRFNNIC comes from the coding sequence ATGGGGAAGCCAAGCAGAGACTGGACTCAGATCTATTCAATCTACGGCATAGAAGATTGTCAAACACTAATTTTCCTGTTACTTCACGCTGTTCTGTTCTCTACACTCTCTGTTCTGTTCTTAATCTACTTCAATCCGATCTGCTCTAGTTTCGAATCTCTCGCCATCCCCAGCGGCGCGGCGCGTTTCTTAGCCGGCTTCACCGGCTCCTTCACCGCGCTCTCGGCCGTCTGCTTGTTCTTCTCGGCGGGGAATATTTTCTACTCCTCCGTGGCGCTGCAGTCCGAAATGGCGCACCGCATGATCTCCGTGGTCAACGACTGGTCAACCGTCAAGCTCGCCCTTGACGTCGGCTGTGGCCGCGGCATTCTTCTCAATGCCGTGGCCAAGCAGCTGAAAAAAGAAGGCAGCTCCGGCCGGGTCGTCGGACTCGACCGCCGAAAAACCACCGTCTCCACGCTCCGCACGGCGAAGCTGGAAGGCGTGCAGGAGTACGTGACGTGCCGCGAAGGCGACGCGAGAACGATGCCGTTTGGAGACAACAGCTTCGATGTGGTGGTGTCGAGCGTGTTTTTGCATACGGCGGGGAAGGAGTTCGGGCAGAAgacggcggcggcggcggcggagAGGATGAAAGTGGTGGGGGAAGTGGTGAGAGTGTTGAAGGGAGGTGGGGTAGGTGTGGTGTGGGACCTAGTCCATGTGCCGGAGTATGTTCAGAGGTTGCAAGAATTAAACATGGAAGATATTAGAGTGTCCGAACGTGTAACGGCGTTCATGGTGAGTAGCCACATCGTTTCGTTTCGCAAGCCATGTCAACACATGGTAGGTCCCAATGAAGTCAGATTGGATTGGAGATTCAataatatttgttga
- the LOC108210453 gene encoding protein FAR1-RELATED SEQUENCE 5-like, protein MIISDLTKISDNQGSSCGDSSNVCVSIPVSSTESEKSVTNCIVSPGGMKYFMPSSVDGSQVPFQNQSFDSLDKAYNFYREYGRLGGFDERKTTEKRDADGTIILKHFVCSKEGFVDGSHSEGIRQRRTVSRRCGCKAKVVMKIRSQNRYYIFNFVELHNHPLASESGRQFLRSSREMTVSLRSFVFDAAKVNIGCSKAFSLVKEMTGGYSNVGATLRDFRNFNRDLKEFVGERDGQMLIDKFKVLQETSKSFYFAYELDGDGHLTMLFWADPTSRRNFEIYGDAVSFDATFDTNKYNMIFAPFTGVDKHDRCVTFAACLLSKEDVAHYNWAFKHFVKAMGRNPVVFITDQCPAMKVSVPASFCGDNDLVASKHRLCMWHIMQKFPIKLGNRLCKETDFMEKMKTYIWSSNLEIDEFESGWKAVIGEFKLEDNKWLSDMYDIRKSWIPAYFRDSPMFGLMRTTSRSESENFFFSQFHKQGDTLCEFWIRFESAMHRQRNETERLDHESNSSKPNILSRWFIEDDAAELFTRSIFYKVQEEILASCLDMQIKRMSEEVDGVTHFEIKDVKVKDKLFKVTVSKSHAVCSCKQFVMCGIVCRHAFCGLKQIGVTKFPRSLVLNRWMKVAESGTSLESNVVCSDYFKMEQVSLKLTNLWFDFRQILSKAGVEMDKLDYVHKIIKQISSDFEKYDGDSVDFTKKDHMAAMVGEQPVEEVTILAPTVSRNKGNYFKRLVSDREKAMTKANKRVRRCKECSATTHDSRTCPKKKKDGGAVVSNML, encoded by the exons ATGATTATATCAGACTTAACGAAGATTAGTGATAATCAAG GTTCAAGTTGCGGTGATTCGTCTAATGTTTGTGTTAGTATTCCTGTTTCTTCAACAGAAAGCGAAAAATCAGTGACGAATTGCATTGTCTCTCCTGGTGGTATGAAGTATTTTATGCCTAGTTCTGTTGATGGAAGTCAAGTACCGTTTCAAAATCAGTCATTTGATAGCTTAGATAAGGCGTACAACTTTTACAGAGAGTATGGGAGGCTAGGGGGTTTTGATGAACGAAAAACAACGGAGAAGAGAGATGCTGATGGTAccataattttgaaacattttgtGTGTAGTAAGGAAGGTTTTGTTGATGGAAGTCATTCTGAAGGAATTAGGCAAAGACGTACTGTGTCACGGAGGTGTGGATGTAAAGCAAAAGTGGTCATGAAAATTAGGAGCCAGAacagatattatattttcaattttgttgaACTTCACAACCATCCGCTTGCTAGTGAAAGTGGTAGACAGTTTCTGAGGTCTAGTAGAGAGATGACAGTTAGTTTGCGAAGTTTTGTTTTTGATGCTGCGAAGGTAAATATCGGCTGCAGCAAGGCATTTAGCTTGGTCAAAGAGATGACAGGTGGATATAGTAATGTTGGGGCAACATTACGTGATTTCAGGAATTTTAATAGGGATTTAAAAGAATTTGTCGGTGAAAGGGATGGACAGATGCTGATTGACAAGTTTAAAGTATTACAGGAGACatcaaaatcattttattttgcttATGAGCTTGATGGTGACGGGCATTTGACTATGCTTTTCTGGGCTGATCCAACTAGTAGGAGGAACTTTGAAATATACGGCGATGCTGTGTCATTTGATGCCACTTTTGATACTAACAA gtataatatgatttttgcgCCTTTCACTGGTGTTGACAAACATGATAGATGTGTCACATTTGCTGCTTGTTTGTTATCAAAAGAAGATGTTGCTCATTATAATTGGGCCTTTAAACATTTTGTCAAGGCCATGGGACGCAATCCAGTGGTGTTTATAACTGATCAGTGCCCTGCAATGAAGGTATCTGTGCCGGCTTCATTTTGTGGTGATAATGATTTGGTTGCTAGCAAGCATCGCCTATGTATGTGGCATATAATGCAGAAATTCCCTATTAAG CTTGGGAATCGTTTGTGTAAGGAAACAGACTTTATGGAGAAAATGAAAACTTACATATGGTCATCGAATTTGGAAATTGATGAGTTTGAAAGTGGATGGAAAGCGGTTATAGGAGAGTTTAAGTTGGAAGATAACAAATGGTTATCAGATATGTATGACATAAGAAAGTCGTGGATTCCTGCCTATTTCAGGGACAGTCCTATGTTTGGCTTGATGAGGACAACTTCAAGGTCCGAAAGTgaaaattttttcttttcacaGTTTCACAAGCAAGGTGATACTTTATGTGAGTTTTGGATACGTTTTGAGAGTGCAATGCATAGGCAGCGGAATGAAACAGAACGTTTAGACCATGAGTCTAACTCAAGCAAACCAAACATTTTATCAAGATGGTTCATTGAAGATGATGCAGCTGAGCTATTTACACGTTCCATTTTTTacaaagttcaagaagaaatttTGGCATCTTGCTTGGATATGCAAATCAAGAGAATGAGTGAAGAAGTTGATGGGGTAACTCATTTTGAAATAAAGGATGTCAAAGTTAAAGATAAACTTTTTAAG GTTACTGTTAGCAAATCACATGCCGTATGTTCATGCAAACAATTTGTTATGTGTGGAATTGTTTGTAGGCATGCTTTCTGTGGCTTAAAGCAGATTGGTGTCACAAAATTTCCAAGGAGTCTCGTGCTTAATCGTTGGATGAAAGTTGCAGAAAGTGGCACTTCATTGGAATCTAATGTTGTGTGTTCGgattattttaaaatggagcAAGTGTCGTTGAAGTTGACAAACTTATGGTTTGATTTTCGTCAGATTCTTAGCAAAGCTGGAGTTGAAATGGATAAGCTTGACTATGTTCACAAAATCATTAAGCAGATAAGTAGTGATTTTGAAAAGTATGATGGAGATTCTGTTGATTTTACTAAAAAGGATCATATGGCAGCTATGGTAGGTGAACAGCCGGTTGAAGAGGTTACCATTCTTGCACCAACTGTTTCCAGGAACAAGGGAAATTATTTCAAGCGTCTTGTGAGTGATAGAGAGAAAGCAATGACAAAAGCAAATAAAAGAGTTCGAAGATGTAAAGAATGTTCGGCAACCACTCATGATTCGAGAACTTGTCCGAAGAAAAAGAAGGATGGAGGAGCTGTAGTTTCGAATATGTTgtga
- the LOC108212262 gene encoding uncharacterized protein LOC108212262, with protein sequence MNTNTIGDKRPLAKVYRRPDNKVIKATAGRNIKTLVGNKLVDEVEGDEHNCNNLVDEQDGDQDNDKQSDEDMQEGEEDSAQEDSAEDMEQDDSAQEGEEGDEDSAEEEEDDEQDDVLNESEEENEDEEEEDEQEEDETENQAQVNNAQPKTKITKYKRKKEAAFETQIPRKRIAGTLYPLLKFMNKDVKKTEGAKHINKKKDEVKIRISPRHFSKMVGELTKEQRDRVTRAGFALLLDFELDILPTKIAYNVLQIFDHHSISLKLKDGDINITSEDVYDVLGLPNGGHPIILASPGKYSQRIKDWHAQFTLSDQITTQMIVQVMKNQEVNDNFKLNFLLVMSNVLIGTKGASYVDKQLLQLDDNLDNLKKYNWADFLLGYLVIGMESWNRTTTTFFRGSLIFLTLLYVDRVRYKGMNLVDRQFPSYNGWTLEMLRQRQEIEVIDGAFGVGSIQPSLKEYLQKIDPSEPPKTKVNDNENGAWDTWQYWSEVDRIEKDYLKRKESTSQQPHESTQCQSPQNTQYYTPPTEAADGNVEQTEEDVLHDLRKRAEELVDIKSKFDEDLVKAREKFPDNKNFAIIGEMLKEYLIPNQETGDDLGDELSPEIVASLEVVEEMDRTDIEILAEQQKDDERYVPPFSLGLDDIEKERNQNLVTPEPEPQEREKSKRTKKVGPYQKSPYVNRVIDIKERMNNEDFGYWVFLLKKKGELLDDLFRWEEVRCIKEHLLTLKPKTSVYYSVIDTWATVLNDSEKYKADGSPLRLFCTIGDLIIYTAFVYIF encoded by the exons ATGAATACCAACACCATAGGAGACAAAAGACCACTTGCAAAAGTCTATCGACGTCCAGATAACAAAGTCATAAAGGCTACTGCTGGAAGAAATATCAAAACTCTTGTT GGAAATAAACTTGTTGATGAAGTAGAAGGGGATGAACATAATTGTAATAATCTGGTGGATGAACAAGATGGAGATCAAGATAATGACAAACAAAGTGATGAAGATATGCAAGAAGGTGAAGAAGACAGTGCACAAGAAGATAGTGCAGAAGACATGGAGCAAGACGATAGTGCACAAGAAGGTGAAGAAGGTGATGAAGAtagtgcagaagaagaagaagatgatgaacaaGACGATGTACTAAACGAAAGTGAGGAAGAAAAtgaggatgaagaagaagaggatgaACAAGAAGAGGATGAAACAGAAAATCAAGCTCAAGTCAACAATGCACAACCAAAgactaaaataacaaaatacaaaagGAAAAAG GAAGCTGCATTTGAAACTCAGATACCAAGAAAAAGGATTGCTGGAACATTATATCCACTATTGAAGTTCATGAACAAGGATGTTAag AAAACAGAAGGGGCTAAacatataaataagaaaaaagacGAGGTCAAGATAAGGATATCTCCAAGGCATTTTAGTAAGATGGTAGGTGAACTCACAAAAGAGCAGAGGGACCGGGTTACAAGAGCTGGTTTTGCACTCTTACTGGATTTTGAGCTTGACATTCTGCCAACCAAAATCGCCTACAATGTACTCCAAATCTTTGATCACCACTCAATCTCACTGAAGCTGAAGGATggagatattaatattacaagtgAAGATGTTTATGATGTGTTAGGCCTGCCAAATGGAGGACATCCTATTATTCTGGCATCACCTGGAAAGTACAGTCAAAGAATCAAAGATTGGCATGCACAATTCACTTTATCTGATCAAATAACAACACAGATgattgttcaagtgatgaaaaACCAAGAAGTTAATGATAACTTCAAATTAAACTTCCTTCTTGTTATGTCAAATGTGCTTATTGGTACAAAAGGAGCTTCTTATGTGGACAAACAACTGCTGCAACTTGATGATAACCTTGACAATCTCAAGAAGTATAACTGGGCAGATTTCCTCCTAGGCTACCTTGTAATTGGAATGGAGAGTTGGAAcagaacaacaacaacattTTTCCGAGGATCACTAATCTTTCTCACT TTGTTATATGTCGACCGTGTGAGGTACAAAGGAATGAACCTGGTTGATAGACAATTTCCTTCCTACAATGGTTGGACTCTAGAAATGTTGAGACAAAGACAAGAAATTGAGGTGATTGACGGAGCTTTTGGAGTTGGATCAATCCaaccaagtttaaaagaataTCTACAAAAAATTGATCCTTCTGAACCTCCAAAGACAAAG GTAAATGATAATGAAAATGGAGCCTGGGATACATGGCAGTATTGGTCAGAGGTGGATAGAATTGAAAAAGATTACCTGAAGAGAAAGGAGTCAACATCACAACAACCTCATGAATCAACTCAGTGCCAAAGTCCACAAAATACACAGTATTACACTCCTCCAACAGAGGCAGCTGATGGAAATGTTGAACAAACTGAAGAG GATGTACTTCATGATTTACGTAAAAGGGCAGAGGAACTTGTGGACATAAAGTCCAAATTTGATGAAGATTTAGtgaaagcaagggaaaagtttCCCGATAATAAAAACTTTGCTATTATCGGTGAAATGCTGAAAGAATATCTCATTCCTAACCAGGAAACTGGTGATGATTTGGGTGATGAATTATCACCTGAAATTGTCGCCAGCCTAGAAGTTGTTGAAGAAATGGACAGAACCGACATTGAGATCCTTGCTGAGCAACAGAAAGATGATGAGAGATATGTCCCTCCTTTTTCCCTTGGCCTGGATGACATAGAAAAAGAAAGgaatcaaaatttggtcacgCCAGAGCCAGAACCACAAGAGAGAGAAAAAAGCAAGCGGACAAAGAAAGTTGGTCCATATCAAAAATCACCCTATGTCAACAGGGTGATTGATATCAAAGAAAGAATGAATAATGAAGACTTTGGATATTGGGTCTTCTTGCTAAAGAAAAAGGGCGAGCTATT ggATGATTTGTTTAGATGGGAGGAAGTCAGATGTATCAAGGAACACTTGTTGACGCTGAAACCAAAAACAAGTGTATACTACTCTGTGATTGATACATGGGCAACAGTCCTAAATGACAGTGAAAAGTACAAGGCAGATGGGTCACCACTAAGACTTTTCTGCACAATAGGAGATTTGATAATATATACTGCCTTcgtatatatattctaa